One segment of Zymoseptoria tritici IPO323 chromosome 2, whole genome shotgun sequence DNA contains the following:
- the qa-2 gene encoding 3-dehydroquinate dehydratase (Putative . This model is clutered with other quinic acid utilization genes.) produces MPGSILLVNGPNLNLLGLREPHIYGSTTLDDVQTAAVKQAEGLGITLSHFQSNHEGAIIDRLHEARGKIDYVIVNPGGLTHTSVALRDALLGVELPFIEIHVSNVHTREAFRHHSYLSDKAIAVICGLGVFGYTAAIDFLALRLKNAK; encoded by the coding sequence ATGCCAGgatccatcctcctcgtcaacgGACCGAACCTCAATCTTCTCGGACTCCGCGAGCCACATATTTATGGCAGCACGACCTTGGACGATGTTCAGACAGCCGCTGTAAAGCAAGCAGAGGGTCTCGGAATCACACTCAGCCATTTCCAGTCCAACCACGAAGGCGCGATCATCGACCGGCTCCACGAAGCCCGCGGGAAGATCGACTACGTGATCGTCAACCCAGGCGGTCTCACACACACCAGCGTCGCATTACGAGATGCATTGCTCGGCGTCGAATTGCCTTTCATTGAAATCCACGTCTCGAATGTACACACTCGCGAAGCATTCAGGCACCACAGCTATCTCAGCGACAAGGCGATTGCTGTGATCTGCGGCCTGGGTGTTTTTGGATACACGGCCGCCATCGACTTTCTTGCGCTGCGACTGAAGAACGCGAAGTAG
- the MgAMN10 gene encoding putative 1,2-alpha-mannosidase (1,2-Alpha-Mannosidase (Signal P secreted) (Glycosyl Hydrolase 47)): MRFALFFGLTATLAAALPQSTSEGQSEAAQRADAVKEAFEFAWSGYYKYAFPNDELLPLNNTFSNSRNGWGASAVDALSTALIMGERDIVHQILEHIPTIDWNVSADDEVVSLFETTIRYLGGLLSGYDLLNGPLKDMCEDQSKVAALLDQAKNLADTLKFTFDSPSGIPDNSLYVGNRSVNNSITNGLATVGTLVLEWTHLSDLTGDDTYAKLSQKAESYALHPQPPSSEPFPGLLGTDMSIENGTFLDARGGWNGGTDSFYEYLIKMYIYDTSRFAEYKDRWTTAVDSSIKYLASHPIPRPDLTFLAAYRGQTLRNISQHLGCFDGGNFILGGLVLEEQRYIDFGLELVNSCEETYRQTLTGIGPEVFSWNTTNLTSTQQEFFDRAGFWIKDAEYVLRPEVIESFYYAYRATGDSIYQDYAWNAFLSINATCRQGSGFTAVEDVNAPGGGNSSNFQESFWFAEVLKYSYLIHAPDAEWQVDSKGVNQYVYNTEAHPFKVAGTPI, encoded by the exons ATGCGATTtgccctcttcttcggccTGACGGCCACGTTGGCGGCGGCTCTTCCTCAATCGACATCGGAAGGACAGTCCGAAGCAGCTCAGCGAGCGGATGCAGTGAAGGAGGCCTTTGAATTTGCCTGGTCCGGATATTACAA ATATGCCTTTCCTAACGATGAGCTGCTGCCATTGAACAACACCTTTTCTAACTCGCG CAATGGATGGGGAGCCTCCGCGGTCGACGCTCTGTCCACCGCCTTAATCATGGGCGAGAGAGACATTGTCcaccagatcctcgagcacATTCCCACAATCGATTGGAACGTCagcgccgacgacgaagtgGTCAGTCTCTTTGAGACCACGATTCGTTACCTCGGCGGTCTTCTCTCTGGCTACGATCTCTTGAATGGTCCTCTCAAAGACATGTGCGAAGACCAGAGCAAAGTCGCGGCCCTCCTCGATCAGGCCAAGAATCTAGCGGATACTCTGAAGTTCACCTTTGATTCGCCTTCCGGCATTCCGGATAACTCGCTCTATGTGGGCAACCGCAGTGTCAACAATTCGATCACGAATGGCCTGGCGACCGTGGGAACTCTTGTGCTGGAGTGGACTCATCTGTCAGATCTGACGGGAGATGATACCTACGCGAAGCTTTCGCAAAAGGCAGAG AGCTATGCTCTCCATCCAcaacctccttcttctgAGCCGTTTCCTGGCCTGCTCGGTACTGATATGTCGATCGAGAATGGAACGTTCCTGGACGCCCGTGGTGGTTGGAACGGAGGCACCGACAGCTTTTACGAATACTTGATCAAG ATGTACATATACGACACCTCACGATTCGCCGAGTACAAAGACCG CTGGACCACAGCAGTCGACAGCAGCATCAAATACCTCGCTTCCCACCCCATTCCCCGACCCGACCTaaccttcctcgccgcctacCGCGGTCAAACCCTCCGCAACATCTCCCAGCATCTCGGCTGCTTCGACGGTGGGAActtcatcctcggcgggctCGTGTTAGAGGAGCAGAGGTACATTGACTTTGGTCTTGAGCTCGTGAATTCCTGCGAG GAAACGTACAGACAAACCCTCACCGGCATCGGCCCGGAAGTCTTCTCCTGGAACACCaccaacctcacctccacgCAACAAGAATTCTTCGACCGTGCGGGTTTCTGGATCAAAGACGCGGAATACGTCCTCCGCCCTGAGGTCATCGAGAGTTTCTACTACGCCTACCGCGCGACGGGCGATAGCATTTACCAAGAC TACGCCTGGAACGCCTTCCTATCCATCAACGCAACCTGTCGCCAAGGATCCGGCTTCACAGCGGTCGAAGACGTGAATGCCCCAGGTGGCGGCAATTCTTCGAATTTTCAAGAGTCGTTTTGGTTCGCTGAGGTGTTGAAGTACAG CTACTTGATCCATGCCCCGGACGCGGAGTGGCAGGTTGATTCGAAGGGAGTTAATCAATATGTTTATAATACGGAGGCGCATCCGTTTAAG GTTGCTGGAACGCCGATTTAA
- a CDS encoding uncharacterized protein (possible transposase or transposase fragment.) codes for MPGAGKQPPQIQDQIKELLEAGFDPTTIHRRLKVGRSSIYRMKRCLEQHGTNYMPKEMNKKNGRPKVLTPEQELEVSAWLRDPKNRTRFLDDLVWLIHDRFGIVCSTTTMSKMKRKWLRVIDYEENGTPIDDTTRAQLEETHPDLPLLHQPHAPVAEMGSMASGLESDGMGMQQPLPPQMEQQHPHPQLEQQHQDPLIEQHQLDDHSHLDHTQHADFSQPQQQHLHADLSQQQHLHPHLDQHSQLDQQQHQQHPYPDHHLQPQQQHDDILSLPPHQQQHHTQHPLEDPLNVYHPPPAHDPQLDAQLEQQIRHSAEMGVMGGHHGPHLDHEVDERVLSVQVVCGAGRVWFAVHTDMLVFAMA; via the exons ATGCCAGGCGCCGGCAAGCAACCGCCTCAGATCCAGGATCAAATCAAGGAATTGCTCGAGGCCGGCTTCGATCCCACTACGATCCATCGTCGTCTCAAAGTCGGCCGCAGTTCGATTTATCGCATGAAGCGATGCCTCGAACAGCATGGCACCAACTATATGCCGAAGGAGATGAACAAGAAGAATGGACGGCCGAAAGTGTTGACCCCGGAGCAGGAACTT GAAGTCAGTGCCTGGCTCCGCGACCCCAAAAACCGGACCCGCTTCCTCGATGACCTAGTCTGGCTGATACACGACCGTTTCGGCATCGTCTGCAGTACAACGACCATGTCCAAAATGAAGCGAAAATGGCTCCGAGTGATCGACTACGAAGAGAACGGCACGCCCATCGACGACACCACTCGAGCACAATTGGAGGAGACGCATCCAGACCTCCCACTTCTCCACCAGCCGCACGCACCTGTGGCAGAGATGGGGAGCATGGCGTCCGGACTGGAATCCGATGGCATGGGCATGCAGCAACCCCTGCCGCCACAGATGGAGCAGCAACATCCCCATCCGCAACTGGAGCAACAACACCAAGACCCTCTGATCGAACAGCACCAGCTCGACGATCACTCTCACCTCGACCATACCCAGCACGCGGACTTTAGTCAACCCCAGCAGCAACATCTGCACGCAGACCTCTCgcagcaacaacatctccaccCACACCTGGACCAGCACTCTCAACTggaccagcagcagcatcaacaacatcccTACCCcgaccaccacctccaacctcaacaacaacacgacgacatcttatccctccctccccatcAACAACAGCACCACACTCAACATCCACTGGAAGATCCGTTGAACGTCTACCACCCACCTCCGGCTCATGATCCACAACTCGATGCGCAGCTAGAGCAGCAAATACGACATTCCGCGGAGATGGGCGTCATGGGTGGACATCACGGGCCGCATCTGG ATCATGAGGTTGACGAGCGTGTCCTGAGCGTGCAGGTCGTGTGTGGTGCAGGTCGTGTGTGGTTTGCTGTCCACACAGACATGCTGGTCTTTGCGATGGCATGA